A window of Phaseolus vulgaris cultivar G19833 chromosome 4, P. vulgaris v2.0, whole genome shotgun sequence genomic DNA:
atgagtttgggatttggtactagtttttggtgagttcttgtcttagaacaatgatccaactctaagaaaagtgcctctataatgtccagctcaaggtgattcctaagaatgtcaagaataattctctatatggctagtggaatcacatcaaggcgacctggtgatgaggaaggctcaccaatacgagatggagaacaagctgtcgcctaagtggacggggccgttcagaataaccgaggcactcgggaacggcgcctactgtttagaaactttggaaggaggggcgattcctcacacttggaacgccacgcacctcaaggtatattacagttaagaactttgtaagtaaagacaaacacgaagttatattacaatgtttctgttaaaacagtttggagggggcaatcttttttccctaaggagggtttttaatgaggccacccaataaagaaaagttttcaaagtttaaagtgttttagattgcatgcgtgttgttttccgaaagttttgaagaaagaccttgtcacttatatgtgatttaaggcaagttgaagttatgttgcattctttctaaaaggtttctaagtccccatcgtctttcggcgattggcggcatcagttaaagttaaagtcctcatcgtctttcggcaaTCGGAGGCagcagttaaagttaaagtcctcatcgtttttcggcgatcggaggcaccagttaaaagacctcaacaccctcgcgcgtcctgaggcgagataaagacctcctcgccgtcgagcgagtgcaggcgaggaagagtaaaaagtcctcagtgtttccagaggagagaagatgtagcctttggggcaatgtagaggcaccagtaaaaagtcctcagtgtttccagaggagagaagatgtagcctctggggcaatgtagaggcaccagcaaaaaagtcctcagtgtttctgggggagagaagatgtaacccctggggcaatgtagaggcatgagttaaagaccttctcgccgacgagcgagttcaggcgagttaaagaccttctcgccgacgatcgagttcaggcgagttaaagaccttctcgccgacgagcgagttcaggcgagttaaagaccttctcgccgacgagcgagttcaggcgagttaaagaccttctcgccgatgagcgagttcaggtaagataaaatccttctcgtctcgaacgagttcaggtatggtgtaaagggtggaagaagttcggagggtggctaaggtaggttcgaagagaacgcctagccacccggtcccttgttctgaagctcagagaggtagagaaggatccgaaaggcgcctctacccctagataaaggaacaatgaccaaagttgtgaaggcaagaggaagctggtatcgccaagagtctttggcgaccaggagaaattcagaCAATGGCGAGAAAGCCAAGGCCCGTTTTGGAAGGGCAGATCAGATGagcggtgtcttaagccattagttgggttgaagttcgttatttgaagagcgatttcgcgctaaggttcattgaggttacaagttgttagaatgtTATTGTTCGAAAGTCAGTGGTTCAAGTCAGTTAAGTACACAATCGCGCTCGCGgagttactaagttaatttcgttGGAGTGAATTATACGAGGAGAGATAAGGCAGATAGAGAAGTTGTAAGAAGAAGACTTTATAATAAAGTATGATTAGTTCAAGATACATGAGCAGAAAAGGGAAAATTTTATTACAAGTAAATTGGGTAAGAGAAAGACAGATGAGTAAGTGATGAAGGGaacaatcttcccatccaccacctcgttgttcagcgacaccatggagagatccaagtCAGGATACAGGCAGGCGAATTGTTCCAAGGCAGCGTCGAATCCAGCAGCGAGAatctgggcggagctcagctcaagttcttcaatctacttcttgagcccctcgttctgctgcttcagctcgtcagcttgtttcttgagttcttcaattgtttcccgggcttgaagaaggtcttcagtaaccttatTGGATTCCGCCTGCGCCTGGACCAGCTTTGTGGTGATCTTCTCATTTTCCTCGTTGGCTTCGGCGAGtttagccatggtgtcgtctctctccttttcgACTTTTCCCAAAAAGACCTCCCGATtggctgaccttttctcgaggttttttaccttggcggcatctgctttgatcaacgcctccaggtcagccactttggcGCAATATggtaccagcttgctctccagctcgatcttctcttgagctaagagctgcaccttatggcgtagatcggtggcctccttgcgtgcctcCCGGAGCTCGATGCTcatagcatcctccactcgggagtgatcgatctcCGCGAGCATGAGATTGCAGtataacttctccgcctcgatcctgattgtgcgattctcctcttggagcacggagatgtcatcttggagcttcttgctggaactctccacaactttggatatgatggaggggaagtcctccgccatcatcttcagtttcgctgagaagggttcccacaccctttttACCTTAAGGAAGAGGTTTGCTCGTGGGGGCACCAGGGgagcttgttgttggttctcgccaccaccttcttgagttggttgttgaatgggtgcttcttggcgtggtggcgacgtcggggattcggtgatgaggataggcgagttgtgagcaccttcatccccgcctggtgcagcatttgcggttgaggcgt
This region includes:
- the LOC137838504 gene encoding uncharacterized protein; the protein is MLAEIDHSRVEDAMSIELREARKEATDLRHKVQLLAQEKIELESKLVPYCAKVADLEALIKADAAKVKNLEKRSANREVFLGKVEKERDDTMAKLAEANEENEKITTKLVQAQAESNKVTEDLLQARETIEELKKQADELKQQNEGLKK